The following proteins are encoded in a genomic region of Hirundo rustica isolate bHirRus1 chromosome 3, bHirRus1.pri.v3, whole genome shotgun sequence:
- the NFKBIE gene encoding NF-kappa-B inhibitor epsilon produces MSRAAGGECRKEAAGWEGEDGQCDSGIESLRSLPGGRETPAAPEGPRAAPEALEETLSEAAAAEERLDSSYGSGALPEALPGLPGAPGDRPEEPPPRPEGLSRQQLEALTYLSEDGDTLVHLAIIHCVPAVALCCIAQLPREVLEIQNDLFQTPLHLAVYLEQPSVIQALIHKGVNPGLQDRNGNTPLHLACEQQHLQCAQQLLKGPATPDSTTQPRGHHQDLQLQNWQGLACLHISTLKGNIQMMSLLLESGANIDVREGTSGKTPLHLAVECHNRRAVQFLLRNGAYVDAQMYNGCTPLHLAVGRKDAAIAAILSHSGADTLLRNMENETAQDLADGNDDLLALLPFDDLKISGKPVVCSE; encoded by the exons ATGtcgcgggcggcgggcggcgagTGCCGCAAGGAAGCGGCGGGCTGGGAGGGCGAGGACGGGCAATGCGACTCGGGCATCGAGTCGCTGCGCTCGCTGCCGGGCGGCAGGGAGACCCCCGCCGCGCCCGAGGGCCCCCGTGCCGCCCCCGAGGCCCTGGAGGAGACCCTCTCCgaggccgccgccgccgaggaGCGGCTGGATTCCAGCTACGGCTCCGGCGCCCTGCCCGAGGCTCTGCCCGGGCTGCCGGGGGCTCCGGGGGACCGCCCCGAGgagccgccgccccggcccgaggggctcagccggcagcagctggaggcccTCACCTACCTTTCGGAGGACGGAGACAC GTTGGTTCATCTGGCCATTATCCACTGTGTCCCAGCTGTAGCACTCTGCTGCATCGctcagctgcccagggaggtgctggagatCCAAAACGATCTTTTCCAG ACCCCGCTCCACCTCGCTGTGTACCTGGAGCAGCCCAGTGTGATCCAGGCGCTGATCCACAAGGGGGTGaaccctgggctgcaggaccgCAATGGCAACACCCCGCTGCACCTggcctgtgagcagcagcacctgcagtgcgcccagcagctgctgaagggcCCAGCCACGCCAGACAGCACCACTCAGCCCCGTGGGCACCACCAGGACCTGCAGCTCCAGAACTGGCAAG GCTTGGCCTGTCTGCACATCAGTACCTTGAAAGGGAACATCCAAATGatgtctctgctgctggagagcgGCGCCAACATTGATGTTCGG GAGGGCACGAGCGGGAAGACTCCACTGCACCTGGCTGTGGAGTGTCACAACCGTAGGGCTGTGCAGTTCCTGCTGCGCAATGGGGCGTACGTGGATGCGCAGATGTACAACGGGTGCACTCCGCTCCACCTGGCTGTGGGCCGCAAGGATGCTGCCATCGCCGCCATCCTCTCACACTCTGGGGCTGACACCCTGCTGAGGAACATGGAGAACGAGACAGCTCAGGACCTGGCTGATGGCAATGACGAT CTCCTTGCCTTGCTGCCTTTTGATGACCTGAAGATCTCAGGGAAGCCTGTTGTGTGCTCTGAATGA
- the SLC35B2 gene encoding adenosine 3'-phospho 5'-phosphosulfate transporter 1, with amino-acid sequence MATGEEIAPALQDSWGDFWLFRFFVNAAGYASIVIPGFLLIQYFKRRNYLETGRGICFPVIKSCVFGSEAKSVHQDDGSLPIRAEPTESSTARQVFKLLFCAVGLQASYLTWGVLQERVMTRTYGATETDPGEEFKDSQFLVFMNRILAFTVAGLYCALTKQPRHGAPMYKYSFASLSNILSSWCQYEALKYISFPTQVLAKASKVIPVMMMGKLVSRKSYEYWEYLTAALISVGVSMFLLSSAPNRTVSTVTTFSGIVLLAGYIIFDSFTSNWQDALFTYKMSPVQMMFGVNVFSCLFTVGSLLEQGALLESLRFMARHSEFTAHAVLLSVCSACGQLFIFYTINQFGAAVFTIIMTLRQAFAILLSCLIYGHTVTVVGGLGIAVVFMALFLRVYARSRMKKRSKKLPAGETPVQKV; translated from the exons ATGGCTACAGGTGAAGAGAtcgcccctgccctgcaggactCATGGGGGGACTTCTGGCTCTTCCGTTTCTTTGTAAATGCTGCTGGCTACGCGAGTATTGTGATACCGGGCTTCCTCCTCATCCAGTATTTCAAGAGAAGGAACTACTTGGAGACAG GCCGAGGCATTTGCTTCCCTGTCATCAAGTCATGTGTGTTTGGCTCTGAGGCGAAGTCTGTACATCAGGACGATGGCTCCCTGCCAATCCGAGCAGAGCCCACAGAGTCCTCCACAGCCCGACAGGTCTTCAAGCTGCTCTTCTGTGCTGTTGGTCTACAG gCTTCCTACCTCACATGGGGTGTCCTCCAGGAGCGCGTGATGACGAGAACGTATGGTGCCACTGAAACAGACCCCGGTGAGGAGTTCAAGGACTCCCAATTCCTTGTGTTCATGAACCGCATCCTGGCCTTCACAGTGGCTGGTCTGTACTGTGCCCTGACCAAGCAGCCACGCCATGGGGCTCCTATGTACAAATACTcctttgcctccctctccaacATCCTCAGCAGCTGGTGTCAGTATGAGGCACTCAAATACATCAGCTTCCCCACCCAAGTGCTAGCCAAGGCCTCCAAAGTGATCCCAGTGATGATGATGGGCAAACTGGTGTCGCGCAAGAGTTATGAGTACTGGGAGTACCTGACTGCTGCCCTCATCTCCGTGGGGGTCAGCATGTTCCTGCTCTCCAGCGCTCCTAACAGGACGGTGTCCACTGTCACCACTTTCTCTGGCATAGTGCTCCTGGCTGGCTACATAATCTTCGACAGCTTCACCTCCAACTGGCAGGACGCTCTCTTCACCTACAAGATGTCTCCCGTGCAGATGATGTTTGGCGTCAATGTCTTCTCCTGCCTTTTCACCGTGGGCTCGCTCTTGGAGCAGGGTGCCTTGCTGGAGTCGCTGCGCTTCATGGCCCGCCACTCAGAGTTCACCGCCCACGCCGTGCTGCTCTCCGTGTGCTCTGCCTGCGGCCAGCTCTTCATCTTCTACACCATCAACCAGTTTGGGGCAGCTGTCTTCACCATCATCATGACGCTCCGACAGGCCTTTGCtatcctcctctcctgcctcatCTACGGGCACACTGTCACTGTTGTGGGTGGGCTGGGCATAGCTGTTGTCTTCATGGCCCTCTTTCTCCGTGTCTACGCCCGCAGCCGCATGAAGAAGCGCAGTAAGAAGCTCCCAGCAGGCGAGACCCCTGTACAAAAGGTCTAA